A single window of Rhipicephalus microplus isolate Deutch F79 chromosome 5, USDA_Rmic, whole genome shotgun sequence DNA harbors:
- the LOC119174071 gene encoding uncharacterized protein LOC119174071 isoform X1 — protein MHVLARPATLRHEKSETQCCLCNTSPQNAACRASCRLLSGRVDGRWSRLASDYKAGAHRRLAAVARPFATGRKQSRTVANGRKATVLASRFLTDFLVARLQSQNTLTNQRRPEVTSAFVYIRPLRMLFFFSLRLPTAVRYELHVRSSVDFSSHQANATTASFKCSAKLLIDAIKMYPYLYDKRHPSFKDRTKKDRAWAEIGSMFGMSTATSQQKRLTRDHRLGQAMQRNRNVPLIRLRRLVSTPAAMMMLQQPPQESSHHQNGHARQDDNGPARALAMQERAQAMKLWRKRAWSTLNTSERTRGSSKKITLVSSLYVPMHASESYQCTLHKM, from the exons atgcacgttttagcgcgtccggcgaccctccgtcacgaaaaaagcgagacgcagtgttgtctgtgtaacacatcgccgcaaaatgcagcatgtcgcgctTCGTGCCGGTTGTTGTCgggccgcgtcgacggacgctggtcgcgcctggcgtcagactataaggctggtgcacaccggcgactagccgcggtcgcgcgaccatttgcgactggtcgcaagcagtcgcgaacggtcgcaaacggtcgcaaagcgactgttttggccagtcgcttcctgaccgattttttggtcgcgcgactgcagtcgcaaaacacTTTAACCAATCAGCGAAGACCAGAAGTGACGTCAGCCTTTGTTTACATCCGGCCACTtcgtatgttattttttttctcgttgcgctTGCCTACTGCCGTGAGGTACGAACTACACGTACGTTCCTCCGTGGATTTTTCCTCGCATCAGGCGAATGCCACGACGGCCAGCTTTAAGTGCTCGGCCAAGCTCCTCATCGACGCAATTAAAATGTACCCATATCTGTATGACAAGCGGCACCCTTCTTTTAAAGATCGGACAAAAAAGGACCGGGCTTGGGCAGAGATCGGAAGCATGTTCGGCATGTCGA CAGCCACATCACAGCAGAAGAGGCTAACGAGAG ATCACCGCCTCGGCCAAGCCATGCAGCGGAACCGGAACGTACCCCTGATACGGCTGAGGAGACTGGTGTCGACACCTGCAGCAATGA TGATGCTTCAGCAACCACCTCAAGAGAGCAGCCACCATCAAAACG GTCACGCTCGTCAAGACGACAACGGACCTGCGAGGGCGCTAG caatgcagGAGAGGGCACAAGCCATGAAGCTGTGGCGCAAGCGTGCATGGAGCACCTTGAACACATCAGAGCGAACAAGGGGGTCATCAAAAAAGATAACATTGGTTTCTTCGCTCTACGTACCGATGCACGCCTCAGAGAGCTACCAGTGCACATTGCACAAGATGTAA
- the LOC119174071 gene encoding uncharacterized protein LOC119174071 isoform X2 encodes MHVLARPATLRHEKSETQCCLCNTSPQNAACRASCRLLSGRVDGRWSRLASDYKAGAHRRLAAVARPFATGRKQSRTVANGRKATVLASRFLTDFLVARLQSQNTLTNQRRPEVTSAFVYIRPLRMLFFFSLRLPTAVRYELHVRSSVDFSSHQANATTASFKCSAKLLIDAIKMYPYLYDKRHPSFKDRTKKDRAWAEIGSMFGMSTATSQQKRLTRDHRLGQAMQRNRNVPLIRLRRLVSTPAAMMMLQQPPQESSHHQNAMQERAQAMKLWRKRAWSTLNTSERTRGSSKKITLVSSLYVPMHASESYQCTLHKM; translated from the exons atgcacgttttagcgcgtccggcgaccctccgtcacgaaaaaagcgagacgcagtgttgtctgtgtaacacatcgccgcaaaatgcagcatgtcgcgctTCGTGCCGGTTGTTGTCgggccgcgtcgacggacgctggtcgcgcctggcgtcagactataaggctggtgcacaccggcgactagccgcggtcgcgcgaccatttgcgactggtcgcaagcagtcgcgaacggtcgcaaacggtcgcaaagcgactgttttggccagtcgcttcctgaccgattttttggtcgcgcgactgcagtcgcaaaacacTTTAACCAATCAGCGAAGACCAGAAGTGACGTCAGCCTTTGTTTACATCCGGCCACTtcgtatgttattttttttctcgttgcgctTGCCTACTGCCGTGAGGTACGAACTACACGTACGTTCCTCCGTGGATTTTTCCTCGCATCAGGCGAATGCCACGACGGCCAGCTTTAAGTGCTCGGCCAAGCTCCTCATCGACGCAATTAAAATGTACCCATATCTGTATGACAAGCGGCACCCTTCTTTTAAAGATCGGACAAAAAAGGACCGGGCTTGGGCAGAGATCGGAAGCATGTTCGGCATGTCGA CAGCCACATCACAGCAGAAGAGGCTAACGAGAG ATCACCGCCTCGGCCAAGCCATGCAGCGGAACCGGAACGTACCCCTGATACGGCTGAGGAGACTGGTGTCGACACCTGCAGCAATGA TGATGCTTCAGCAACCACCTCAAGAGAGCAGCCACCATCAAAACG caatgcagGAGAGGGCACAAGCCATGAAGCTGTGGCGCAAGCGTGCATGGAGCACCTTGAACACATCAGAGCGAACAAGGGGGTCATCAAAAAAGATAACATTGGTTTCTTCGCTCTACGTACCGATGCACGCCTCAGAGAGCTACCAGTGCACATTGCACAAGATGTAA
- the LOC119174071 gene encoding uncharacterized protein LOC119174071 isoform X3 — translation MSAIDQSSHITAEEANERSPPRPSHAAEPERTPDTAEETGVDTCSNDDASATTSREQPPSKRSRSSRRQRTCEGASNAGEGTSHEAVAQACMEHLEHIRANKGVIKKDNIGFFALRTDARLRELPVHIAQDVMHAVELMLYEAEAKLHQSSEAN, via the exons ATGAGTGCCATTGACCAAAG CAGCCACATCACAGCAGAAGAGGCTAACGAGAG ATCACCGCCTCGGCCAAGCCATGCAGCGGAACCGGAACGTACCCCTGATACGGCTGAGGAGACTGGTGTCGACACCTGCAGCAATGA TGATGCTTCAGCAACCACCTCAAGAGAGCAGCCACCATCAAAACG GTCACGCTCGTCAAGACGACAACGGACCTGCGAGGGCGCTAG caatgcagGAGAGGGCACAAGCCATGAAGCTGTGGCGCAAGCGTGCATGGAGCACCTTGAACACATCAGAGCGAACAAGGGGGTCATCAAAAAAGATAACATTGGTTTCTTCGCTCTACGTACCGATGCACGCCTCAGAGAGCTACCAGTGCACATTGCACAAGATGTAATGCATGCAGTAGAACTTATGCTGTATGAAGCAGAGGCAAAATTGCATCAGAGCAGTGAAGCAAATTGA
- the LOC119174071 gene encoding uncharacterized protein LOC119174071 isoform X4, whose translation MSAIDQSSHITAEEANERSPPRPSHAAEPERTPDTAEETGVDTCSNDDASATTSREQPPSKRNAGEGTSHEAVAQACMEHLEHIRANKGVIKKDNIGFFALRTDARLRELPVHIAQDVMHAVELMLYEAEAKLHQSSEAN comes from the exons ATGAGTGCCATTGACCAAAG CAGCCACATCACAGCAGAAGAGGCTAACGAGAG ATCACCGCCTCGGCCAAGCCATGCAGCGGAACCGGAACGTACCCCTGATACGGCTGAGGAGACTGGTGTCGACACCTGCAGCAATGA TGATGCTTCAGCAACCACCTCAAGAGAGCAGCCACCATCAAAACG caatgcagGAGAGGGCACAAGCCATGAAGCTGTGGCGCAAGCGTGCATGGAGCACCTTGAACACATCAGAGCGAACAAGGGGGTCATCAAAAAAGATAACATTGGTTTCTTCGCTCTACGTACCGATGCACGCCTCAGAGAGCTACCAGTGCACATTGCACAAGATGTAATGCATGCAGTAGAACTTATGCTGTATGAAGCAGAGGCAAAATTGCATCAGAGCAGTGAAGCAAATTGA